One Paenibacillus riograndensis SBR5 DNA segment encodes these proteins:
- a CDS encoding DHA2 family efflux MFS transporter permease subunit, whose amino-acid sequence MILGAFLATLNQTVMSVATPELMHDFNITAATAQWLTTGYMLVNGVLIPITAFLMQRFTTRELFQSSMFIFLAGTVVSALATSFPILLTGRMIQAAGAGIIMPLLTNVILTLFPREKRGAAMGMVGLAIIFAPAIGPTLAGYILEHYSWETMFYGMLPLTAIVIICGFIYLKNVAERSYPKIDLASVILSTVGFGTLLYGFSRAASAGWSSAEVIATLAAGVLSLGLFTWRQLASSSPLLDLRVFKYNMFSLTTIINIAVTIIMYADMMLLPLYLQNARGYTAMESGLLLLPGALVMGLLMPVTGKLFDRFGAKWLAVTGLLITIVTTLSFVNLTDSTNYTYLVLMSTGRRIGMALLLMPIQTLGLNQLPSKLNAHGTAISNTIRQVAGAVGTSLLVTVMTSRTTTHLMDMMAAGGAKGASKEHMIMEASIQGINDAYLVIVGIGIIGLLLAFFIKRVGQASDQEPGAQLKQAIAEKA is encoded by the coding sequence ATGATTTTGGGCGCCTTTCTGGCGACACTGAACCAGACGGTCATGAGCGTTGCCACGCCGGAACTAATGCATGATTTTAATATTACGGCTGCTACGGCGCAATGGCTGACCACCGGGTATATGCTGGTTAACGGGGTACTCATCCCGATTACAGCCTTTCTGATGCAGCGGTTCACCACGCGTGAGCTGTTCCAGAGCTCGATGTTTATATTTTTGGCCGGAACGGTTGTATCGGCCCTGGCAACCAGCTTCCCCATTCTGCTGACCGGGCGAATGATTCAGGCCGCCGGCGCCGGGATTATTATGCCGCTGCTTACCAACGTCATCTTAACCCTCTTCCCCCGCGAAAAACGCGGAGCAGCCATGGGTATGGTCGGGTTAGCGATTATTTTTGCACCTGCAATCGGCCCTACGCTGGCCGGATATATTTTGGAGCATTATTCATGGGAGACTATGTTTTACGGGATGCTCCCGCTGACTGCCATTGTAATTATCTGCGGATTTATCTATTTGAAGAATGTAGCGGAACGCTCGTACCCCAAAATTGACCTGGCCAGCGTCATCCTCTCCACCGTCGGCTTCGGAACATTGCTGTATGGCTTCAGCCGGGCAGCCAGCGCAGGATGGTCGAGCGCAGAGGTAATTGCTACTCTGGCAGCCGGCGTCCTGTCGCTCGGTTTGTTCACCTGGCGGCAGCTGGCTTCTTCCAGCCCGCTGCTTGATCTCCGGGTCTTTAAATACAACATGTTTTCGTTAACTACGATTATTAATATCGCAGTTACGATCATCATGTATGCGGATATGATGCTCCTGCCTCTGTATCTGCAGAATGCCCGCGGCTATACAGCGATGGAATCCGGCTTGCTGCTGCTTCCCGGCGCGCTTGTCATGGGGCTGCTGATGCCGGTCACCGGCAAGCTGTTCGACCGGTTCGGAGCCAAATGGCTTGCCGTCACCGGTCTGCTGATCACCATTGTAACGACTCTGAGCTTTGTGAACCTGACGGATTCGACCAATTACACGTACCTGGTGCTGATGTCAACCGGCCGGCGGATCGGGATGGCATTGCTGCTCATGCCTATTCAGACCTTAGGCTTGAATCAATTGCCTTCCAAGCTGAATGCGCACGGAACGGCGATCTCCAATACGATCCGGCAAGTGGCCGGTGCCGTAGGAACTTCCCTGCTCGTCACCGTGATGACCAGCCGTACCACAACACACTTGATGGATATGATGGCTGCAGGCGGAGCAAAAGGCGCCTCCAAGGAACATATGATTATGGAAGCTTCTATCCAGGGGATCAACGATGCCTATCTCGTCATTGTAGGTATCGGCATCATCGGCTTGCTGCTGGCCTTCTTCATCAAACGGGTCGGGCAGGCTTCCGATCAGGAGCCCGGAGCGCAGCTGAAGCAGGCTATTGCTGAAAAAGCGTGA
- a CDS encoding TetR/AcrR family transcriptional regulator, with translation MNHTTPRTDPRVVRTRELLKDAVVELMEEMNVQKISVNRIAERAKINRVTFYLHYKDIPDMLEKMADEMVEDITRVVNSNAAGNSEPGEHEDWPVLENLLKYIAENARFYKTVLTSRRSSIFSDRLFNLIADMIAARVERGVSAADTSQVSIQKDIATWYGSAALIGTIIAWLRNDMPYTPSYLAKQITSLRSK, from the coding sequence ATGAATCATACAACGCCCCGTACGGATCCCCGTGTAGTCCGAACGCGTGAGCTGCTTAAAGATGCTGTTGTGGAACTGATGGAAGAAATGAATGTCCAGAAAATATCGGTAAACCGGATTGCAGAGCGGGCCAAGATTAACCGGGTTACTTTTTATCTTCATTATAAGGATATCCCGGACATGCTGGAAAAGATGGCGGATGAAATGGTCGAGGACATAACCAGGGTAGTGAACAGCAATGCTGCGGGGAATTCAGAGCCGGGAGAACATGAGGACTGGCCCGTCCTTGAGAACCTGCTTAAGTATATTGCCGAAAATGCGAGATTCTACAAGACGGTGCTTACCTCAAGACGAAGCTCGATTTTTTCGGATCGCCTGTTCAATCTGATTGCTGATATGATTGCTGCACGGGTGGAGAGAGGGGTGAGTGCCGCCGACACTTCCCAAGTATCTATACAGAAGGATATTGCGACCTGGTACGGCTCCGCCGCCTTGATTGGTACAATTATCGCCTGGCTGCGGAATGACATGCCGTATACGCCTTCTTACCTTGCGAAACAGATCACTTCGCTGCGCTCGAAATAA
- a CDS encoding NAD-dependent epimerase/dehydratase family protein, producing MKRKLLITGAAGRIGNVIYRGLQEDGRYDVAGADIQADESQGIVQMDVADEARLAELTQGVDTVLHFAWIKDNEDFLGKVLPGNVSGAYKLFEAAVQNGVRRMVFASSNHATGFYKTDEKTEPTDPYRPDSFYGLSKCYIELLGRLYSDQGKISSFNIRIGNFPGDDRPHSERAGHIWISERDMLQLIVCCIEADEGLKYLNLYGTSANSDNYYNIGYLEDLIGYRPQDDATKLLEQAKAAGREVRQDETVYQGGQEL from the coding sequence GTGAAACGTAAACTATTGATAACGGGAGCTGCGGGCAGAATAGGAAATGTGATTTACCGGGGGCTGCAGGAAGACGGCCGGTATGATGTTGCGGGTGCGGATATACAAGCAGATGAATCACAAGGAATCGTCCAAATGGATGTCGCGGATGAAGCACGTCTGGCGGAGTTGACACAGGGTGTCGATACGGTGCTTCATTTCGCCTGGATCAAGGATAATGAAGATTTCCTGGGAAAGGTGCTGCCGGGAAATGTGAGTGGGGCGTACAAGTTATTTGAAGCGGCGGTGCAAAACGGAGTGCGGCGCATGGTATTCGCCAGTTCCAACCATGCTACCGGCTTTTATAAGACAGATGAAAAAACGGAGCCGACGGACCCTTACCGGCCGGATAGCTTTTATGGGCTGAGCAAATGCTATATTGAACTGCTTGGCCGCCTATATTCCGACCAAGGCAAAATCTCATCTTTCAATATCCGAATCGGCAACTTTCCCGGGGACGACCGTCCTCATTCGGAACGCGCGGGGCATATCTGGATTTCTGAACGCGACATGCTGCAACTGATCGTTTGCTGCATTGAAGCGGATGAGGGGCTGAAATATTTGAATCTATATGGTACCTCTGCCAATAGCGACAACTATTACAACATCGGTTACCTGGAGGATTTAATCGGATATAGGCCGCAAGATGACGCTACCAAGCTGCTTGAGCAAGCCAAAGCAGCGGGTAGGGAGGTTCGTCAGGACGAAACGGTCTATCAGGGCGGACAAGAGCTGTAA
- a CDS encoding ABC transporter ATP-binding protein produces the protein MIIDLHDVTWTQGIHTLLNGVNWTVRPGEHWALLGLNGSGKTTLLNMITGYLWPTTGSISVLGERYGEVDLREMRKSIGWVSSSLQEKLYGTDRTQNVVISGKHATIGLYDHLTEQDTVRAGELMKQLGCFHLWDREYRTCSQGEKQKLLIARALMADPRVLILDEPCNGLDLFSRERLLDSIRELALSKEMPTLIYVTHHTEEILPVFSHTLLLRRGQVVQSGLTSEVLTAGVLSDFFESEVIVERHGERVYVRAAQN, from the coding sequence ATGATTATTGATTTGCACGATGTAACGTGGACCCAAGGCATCCACACCTTGCTGAACGGAGTTAACTGGACCGTACGTCCAGGTGAGCATTGGGCGCTACTCGGCTTGAACGGGTCCGGCAAAACCACGCTGTTAAATATGATCACCGGGTACCTCTGGCCCACAACCGGCAGCATCTCTGTGCTGGGTGAACGTTACGGCGAAGTAGACCTGCGTGAAATGCGCAAATCCATCGGCTGGGTAAGCTCCTCCCTGCAGGAGAAGCTCTATGGCACCGACCGTACACAGAACGTTGTCATCAGCGGCAAACATGCCACTATTGGCCTGTATGACCACTTGACAGAGCAGGACACCGTGCGTGCCGGAGAGCTGATGAAGCAGCTGGGCTGCTTTCACTTATGGGACCGGGAGTACAGAACCTGCTCCCAGGGCGAGAAGCAAAAGCTGCTCATTGCCCGTGCGCTGATGGCAGATCCCCGTGTGCTGATCCTGGACGAGCCCTGCAACGGCCTGGATCTGTTCTCACGGGAACGGCTGCTGGACAGCATCCGTGAATTAGCCCTGTCAAAAGAAATGCCGACGCTAATCTATGTTACCCACCACACTGAAGAAATTCTGCCAGTGTTCAGCCACACCCTGCTGCTGCGGAGAGGCCAAGTCGTGCAAAGCGGCCTGACCTCTGAAGTTCTGACAGCCGGGGTGCTGAGCGATTTCTTTGAATCCGAAGTGATCGTGGAACGGCATGGAGAACGGGTCTATGTGCGTGCCGCTCAAAATTGA
- a CDS encoding helix-turn-helix domain-containing protein — MEINLLTDTFELWKGKNGFANTPHAHADWYQVTLPVQGTCDLLQNRQTYLLQPGEGLLQHPGTEHSFQVGALSAVIVIKFRGSLLNHKAPGDSQEYRLARDFNPKEITALFRSWSYELLGNETDSLMVQQMEFQVQLYLERLLQGEGESDRPGLQNSVSRPYTSDPHMTRVLDYLHSCYMTAVDIESMAAIALQSRYHFIRSFKQLTQFTPYQYVLRLRINEAGKRLRLSEESVTDISFSLGFSSVTQFYRTFLRLKGMTPTQYRKRTSI, encoded by the coding sequence ATGGAGATTAATTTACTGACCGATACCTTTGAACTGTGGAAAGGCAAAAACGGCTTTGCGAACACTCCGCATGCGCATGCGGACTGGTATCAGGTCACCTTGCCCGTACAAGGGACATGTGACTTACTGCAGAACAGGCAAACCTATCTTCTTCAGCCGGGTGAAGGTCTGCTGCAGCATCCCGGAACCGAACATTCTTTTCAGGTTGGAGCTTTATCGGCGGTGATCGTAATTAAGTTCCGCGGCAGTCTGCTGAATCATAAGGCGCCCGGAGACTCACAGGAATACAGGCTGGCGCGGGATTTTAACCCCAAAGAGATCACTGCGCTCTTCCGCAGCTGGTCATATGAATTGCTGGGGAATGAAACGGACTCTCTAATGGTCCAGCAAATGGAGTTTCAGGTGCAGCTATACCTTGAGCGGCTGTTGCAGGGAGAAGGGGAATCAGACCGGCCCGGCCTGCAAAATTCTGTCTCTCGTCCCTATACGTCTGATCCCCACATGACCCGGGTACTCGATTATCTGCATAGCTGCTATATGACAGCTGTTGATATTGAGTCCATGGCTGCCATTGCCCTGCAGAGCCGGTATCATTTTATCCGTTCATTCAAGCAGTTGACGCAGTTCACGCCTTATCAGTATGTATTGAGACTTCGTATAAACGAAGCCGGAAAAAGGCTGCGGCTGTCCGAGGAATCGGTAACAGACATCAGCTTCAGCCTGGGATTCTCCAGTGTTACTCAGTTCTACCGGACCTTTCTGCGCTTAAAAGGCATGACCCCGACACAATACCGCAAGCGTACAAGCATTTAA
- a CDS encoding ABC transporter substrate-binding protein produces the protein MRKIRGLLLACSLLLAALTAGCGRGTDEAGGIKTVHIYQFKVEISEALAKLKTEFEKEHPDIRLEIQSVGGGSDYGASLRAKFSSGDEPDIFTIGGNNERDMWLEYLEDLSGEAWAKDVKPLAAEQMTVNGKLYGMPMNLEGYGFIYNKDLFKQAGITQKPLTLTALREAAEKLKAAGITPFANGYQEWFVLGNHNVNVAFAQQPDPESFIAGLTDGSKHFAGDPVFSKWLDLLDLTVEYGNKNPLSTDYNTQVTMVASGEAAMMQQGNWTQGQIDGIDPDLNLGILPMPIDDTPEDNDKLYVGVPSNWVVNKFSPVKEEAKVFLDWLVTSETGKKYITKEFQFIPALDSIQGTKEDLGALGSEVLEYTDKDQALTWNWSRLPNGMPQELSSNIQGYLGGKLTKEGMLKEFQVNWDNLSVQ, from the coding sequence ATGAGAAAAATCCGTGGACTTCTCCTCGCCTGCTCCCTGCTGCTGGCTGCGCTGACAGCCGGCTGCGGACGCGGCACGGACGAGGCGGGCGGGATCAAAACCGTGCATATCTACCAGTTCAAGGTCGAAATATCCGAAGCGCTGGCTAAGCTGAAGACTGAATTCGAGAAGGAACACCCGGACATCCGGCTGGAGATTCAGAGCGTCGGCGGCGGCAGCGACTATGGCGCCTCCCTGCGGGCGAAGTTTTCTTCCGGGGATGAGCCGGATATCTTCACCATCGGCGGCAATAATGAACGCGATATGTGGCTGGAATATCTGGAGGACCTGAGCGGGGAAGCCTGGGCCAAGGATGTGAAGCCGCTGGCCGCTGAACAAATGACCGTAAACGGCAAACTGTACGGCATGCCGATGAATCTGGAAGGGTACGGCTTCATTTATAATAAGGATCTGTTCAAGCAGGCCGGAATTACCCAAAAGCCGCTCACCCTGACCGCGCTGCGGGAGGCGGCCGAAAAACTGAAGGCCGCGGGCATCACTCCTTTTGCCAACGGGTATCAGGAATGGTTCGTGCTCGGCAACCACAATGTGAACGTAGCCTTCGCCCAGCAGCCCGATCCTGAAAGCTTCATCGCCGGTCTGACAGACGGCTCCAAGCATTTCGCCGGAGATCCGGTGTTCTCCAAGTGGCTTGATCTGCTGGACCTGACGGTAGAATATGGCAACAAAAACCCGCTCTCGACCGACTATAATACCCAGGTCACTATGGTGGCCAGCGGGGAGGCAGCGATGATGCAGCAGGGCAACTGGACCCAAGGCCAGATCGACGGCATCGACCCGGATCTGAATCTGGGCATCCTGCCGATGCCGATTGACGATACGCCGGAAGACAACGACAAACTCTATGTAGGGGTCCCAAGCAATTGGGTCGTCAACAAGTTCTCCCCCGTCAAGGAGGAGGCCAAAGTCTTCCTCGACTGGCTGGTCACCTCGGAAACGGGCAAAAAGTATATCACCAAGGAATTCCAGTTCATTCCTGCGCTCGACAGCATCCAGGGAACCAAGGAGGATCTGGGTGCCCTTGGATCAGAGGTGCTGGAATATACGGATAAGGATCAGGCCTTGACCTGGAACTGGTCGCGTCTGCCTAACGGCATGCCGCAGGAATTATCCAGCAACATCCAGGGTTATCTCGGCGGCAAGCTGACCAAAGAAGGAATGCTGAAGGAGTTCCAGGTCAACTGGGATAATCTCAGTGTGCAGTAA
- a CDS encoding carbohydrate ABC transporter permease, producing the protein METTAKKFNVPLLLTELLMILLALVFLVPFYFLLANSVKSYSEILSDSSALPTVFQWNNYAEAWKATDFPHAFLNSLVVTVTSNVLLAFLCSMCAYKMVRNNSRYNRILYVALVAAMVIPFQAIMIPLVQIVSRLGVMDSTAGLILAYLGFGAPMTVFLLHGFVKSVPIDIEEASRVDGSSPYGTFFRVVLPLMQPIIVTVIILNTLWIWNDYLMPSLILQSPALRTIPIATYTFFGQYTKQWDLALPGLVLGITPVVLFFLLMQKYIIEGIAQGSVKG; encoded by the coding sequence ATGGAGACAACCGCCAAGAAATTCAATGTCCCCCTGCTGCTGACTGAGCTGCTGATGATTCTGCTGGCTCTTGTTTTTCTCGTTCCGTTTTATTTCCTGCTGGCCAATTCGGTCAAAAGCTACAGCGAAATTCTGTCGGATTCCTCCGCACTGCCCACGGTGTTCCAGTGGAACAACTACGCGGAAGCCTGGAAAGCTACCGATTTCCCCCATGCCTTCCTGAACTCTTTGGTGGTCACGGTGACCAGCAATGTGCTGCTGGCCTTTCTCTGCTCTATGTGTGCCTATAAAATGGTGCGCAACAACAGCAGATATAACCGCATTCTTTATGTGGCTCTCGTAGCGGCGATGGTCATTCCTTTTCAGGCGATTATGATCCCGCTGGTACAGATCGTCAGCCGGCTCGGTGTGATGGATTCGACGGCTGGCCTGATTCTGGCCTACCTGGGTTTTGGTGCTCCCATGACCGTCTTTCTCCTCCATGGATTTGTGAAATCCGTCCCGATCGATATCGAGGAGGCTTCGCGGGTGGATGGAAGCAGCCCTTACGGCACCTTTTTCCGGGTCGTTCTGCCGCTGATGCAGCCGATCATCGTTACGGTCATTATCCTGAACACCCTGTGGATCTGGAACGATTACCTGATGCCTTCGCTTATTCTGCAGTCCCCGGCGCTCCGCACCATTCCCATCGCCACCTACACTTTCTTCGGGCAGTATACGAAGCAGTGGGATCTGGCGCTTCCGGGTCTGGTGCTCGGGATTACGCCGGTGGTCCTCTTTTTCCTGCTGATGCAGAAGTATATTATTGAAGGCATTGCCCAAGGCTCTGTCAAGGGCTGA
- a CDS encoding carbohydrate ABC transporter permease encodes MDLKRRSRLMQQFIFVGPTSLFFFVIVLIPFFLGLYYSFTSWNGISRHVGWTGLRNYIHIFTKDPSFLNSFWFTAKFTFFGLVLTNLLGFMLAYVLTRKLFTRNVLRTVFFVPHVIGGLLLGFIWQFIFVRGFASVGQATGWSFFNLPWLGTGATSFWAIVIVFVWQNAGYLMVIYISAINNVPQSLIEASKVDGAGRMQALRHVTIPLVMPAVTVCLFLSISWSFKLFDLNLSLTKGGPFKATESVALNIYNEAYTISRFGMGSAKAMIFFVIVAVISLLQVRATKKREVEL; translated from the coding sequence ATGGACCTTAAAAGAAGATCACGCCTGATGCAGCAGTTTATTTTTGTCGGGCCAACTTCGCTGTTTTTCTTTGTGATTGTACTGATTCCATTCTTTTTGGGGCTTTATTACTCGTTTACCAGCTGGAACGGAATCTCGCGGCATGTCGGGTGGACCGGGCTGCGGAACTATATCCATATTTTCACCAAGGACCCTTCTTTCCTGAATTCATTCTGGTTCACGGCCAAATTCACTTTTTTCGGCCTCGTGCTGACGAATCTGCTGGGCTTCATGCTCGCTTATGTGCTGACCCGCAAGCTGTTTACGCGCAATGTGCTGCGAACGGTGTTTTTTGTCCCCCATGTCATTGGCGGCTTGCTGCTCGGGTTCATCTGGCAATTTATCTTCGTCAGAGGGTTCGCCTCGGTGGGGCAGGCTACCGGCTGGTCCTTTTTTAATCTGCCTTGGCTCGGTACAGGAGCTACATCGTTTTGGGCTATAGTAATCGTTTTTGTCTGGCAAAATGCGGGTTATCTCATGGTGATCTACATCTCGGCCATCAACAACGTTCCGCAGAGCCTGATCGAAGCCTCCAAAGTAGACGGAGCCGGACGGATGCAGGCCTTGCGCCATGTTACCATTCCGCTGGTGATGCCGGCTGTAACCGTTTGCCTGTTCCTGTCCATCTCCTGGTCCTTCAAGCTGTTCGACCTGAACCTGTCGCTGACCAAAGGCGGCCCCTTCAAAGCCACCGAGTCGGTCGCGCTTAATATTTACAACGAGGCCTACACGATCAGCAGGTTTGGGATGGGTTCGGCCAAAGCGATGATTTTCTTCGTCATTGTCGCCGTCATCTCGCTGCTGCAGGTTAGGGCAACCAAGAAAAGAGAGGTGGAGCTGTAA
- a CDS encoding VOC family protein, whose product MSGWLGNHVITQIGILVNDIEKVSGAYADFFGLEKPDIVVTDTADLAQTRYNGGATEARAKLAFFDMGSLQLELIEPDHHPSTWRDYLNEHGEGPHHIAFVVEGMKEKIMLLEGKGFPLQQKGEYTGGRYAYMDTFKELKVLVELLENDNN is encoded by the coding sequence ATGTCAGGATGGCTGGGCAATCATGTGATTACGCAGATTGGAATTCTGGTGAACGACATTGAGAAGGTTAGCGGGGCATATGCAGACTTTTTTGGACTGGAAAAGCCGGATATTGTTGTGACGGATACGGCAGATCTTGCTCAGACCCGGTATAACGGCGGGGCGACGGAGGCGCGGGCCAAGCTCGCTTTTTTCGATATGGGTTCCCTGCAGCTGGAGCTGATTGAACCGGATCATCACCCGAGCACGTGGCGCGATTACCTGAATGAGCATGGGGAAGGTCCGCATCATATTGCTTTTGTCGTTGAAGGAATGAAGGAAAAGATCATGCTGCTCGAAGGCAAGGGCTTCCCGCTCCAGCAGAAGGGGGAGTATACCGGAGGGCGTTATGCTTATATGGATACGTTCAAGGAATTGAAGGTGCTGGTGGAACTTCTGGAGAACGATAACAACTAG
- a CDS encoding SDR family oxidoreductase produces the protein MNILITGAGRGLGAELAAEALDRGHGVIAGIRHPGQEPEALAQLAAIHGAKLTIAALDVTDEAGIASLAAALKGQGRTLGAIINNAAVLTARDTPIEALDLQDMLTTMDINLYGPMRVVKHFLPLLTEPEGSIINISSEAGSISNAYPGDYPYALSKTALNMFSQQLHVYLQERGIQVFSVHPGWMHTDMGGAEAPTDPRRSAGGIISLMEQRIAPQGRFRFVDYTGKDMDI, from the coding sequence ATGAATATTCTAATTACCGGTGCCGGGCGGGGGCTGGGTGCTGAGCTGGCAGCCGAAGCGCTGGACCGCGGGCATGGAGTCATCGCCGGGATCCGCCATCCCGGGCAGGAACCGGAGGCATTGGCTCAGCTTGCTGCAATCCATGGAGCGAAGCTGACCATTGCCGCACTGGATGTGACGGACGAAGCGGGAATTGCCTCGCTGGCCGCGGCGTTGAAAGGGCAAGGACGGACGCTCGGCGCGATTATTAATAATGCGGCGGTCCTGACAGCCAGAGACACACCGATTGAAGCGCTGGATCTGCAGGATATGCTGACCACGATGGATATTAATTTGTACGGGCCGATGCGGGTGGTGAAGCATTTTCTGCCGCTCCTCACGGAACCGGAAGGCTCGATTATCAACATCTCCTCCGAAGCGGGAAGCATCTCCAATGCGTATCCTGGTGACTATCCCTATGCCCTTTCCAAAACGGCGCTGAATATGTTCTCACAGCAGCTGCATGTATATTTGCAGGAACGCGGCATACAGGTGTTCAGTGTGCATCCCGGCTGGATGCATACGGACATGGGCGGGGCAGAGGCACCGACAGACCCGCGCCGCAGCGCCGGGGGGATTATCAGCCTGATGGAGCAGCGCATTGCTCCGCAAGGCCGGTTCAGGTTCGTGGATTATACAGGCAAAGACATGGATATCTAG
- a CDS encoding amino acid permease: MDKASGKAKDDKKLKWWQLSLLGVAGTIGTGYFLGSSLAISIGGPAVLLVYILAAAGTYVVFDALSRMTADHPEQGSFRSYAKKAFGSWAGFASGWVYWFSELLIMGSQLTALAIFSRFWFPAVPMWIFAAGFGLLGLLIVFFGNKGFDRVENVLAVIKVAAILMFMVLAAALLAGWIGGGKYTPKLPLTAKALFPAGGIGLWSAFLFAFYAYGGIEVLGIMSYRLNKPEEAPKAGKVMLLTLTAVYVISIGLAVTMVPLSAFNPKESPFVLALSSDHLAFVPHLFNGVLIIAGFSTMTASLYAVTSMMLTLAQEGDAPRLFSKKLKGKYPLYALCLISGGLIAAIVMSLLLPGKVYEYITTAAGLMLLYNWSFILLSSGKLLEPVKWSGLKRWTGLVLIVLAVAGTLFHKLSRPGLYISLLLVALIVGTDLIVHKVRSKAGSNGKTASAWLVPQNKSQRRPGRGRTARRSP; this comes from the coding sequence TTGGATAAAGCTTCCGGGAAGGCAAAAGATGACAAAAAACTGAAATGGTGGCAGCTAAGTCTGCTGGGCGTTGCGGGTACCATTGGCACCGGTTACTTTCTGGGGTCCAGTCTGGCGATTTCCATTGGAGGACCGGCGGTTTTGCTGGTGTATATTCTTGCCGCCGCAGGTACTTATGTTGTATTTGACGCCTTATCCAGAATGACGGCGGATCACCCGGAGCAGGGGTCTTTCCGTTCCTATGCCAAAAAAGCCTTTGGGAGCTGGGCGGGCTTTGCCAGCGGCTGGGTGTACTGGTTCTCGGAGCTGCTGATCATGGGCAGCCAGCTGACCGCCCTGGCTATTTTTTCCCGGTTCTGGTTTCCGGCAGTGCCTATGTGGATCTTCGCCGCAGGCTTTGGCCTGCTGGGGCTGTTGATTGTCTTCTTCGGCAATAAAGGGTTTGACCGTGTCGAAAATGTGCTGGCAGTCATCAAGGTGGCGGCCATTCTTATGTTTATGGTTTTGGCAGCGGCTTTGCTGGCGGGATGGATCGGGGGCGGCAAATATACACCGAAGCTTCCGCTTACGGCTAAGGCATTGTTTCCAGCTGGCGGGATAGGCCTGTGGTCGGCATTTCTGTTTGCTTTTTACGCCTATGGCGGCATTGAAGTACTAGGAATTATGTCTTACCGGCTGAACAAACCGGAGGAGGCGCCGAAGGCAGGAAAGGTGATGCTGCTGACGCTGACAGCCGTCTATGTCATCTCGATCGGCTTGGCGGTGACCATGGTGCCTTTAAGCGCTTTTAATCCTAAAGAAAGCCCATTTGTGCTTGCCTTAAGCAGCGATCATCTGGCCTTTGTGCCGCATTTGTTCAACGGTGTACTGATCATCGCCGGATTTTCAACGATGACCGCTTCGCTCTACGCTGTGACATCAATGATGCTTACCTTGGCACAGGAGGGCGATGCGCCCCGGCTGTTCTCCAAGAAGCTGAAGGGAAAATATCCGCTGTACGCCCTGTGTCTGATTTCCGGGGGGTTAATTGCCGCAATCGTGATGTCTCTGCTGCTCCCGGGGAAAGTCTATGAATACATCACTACGGCAGCCGGGTTGATGCTTTTGTATAACTGGTCTTTTATTTTGCTGTCTTCAGGGAAGCTGCTGGAGCCTGTGAAATGGAGCGGATTGAAACGCTGGACCGGGCTGGTGCTCATCGTTCTGGCGGTTGCCGGGACTCTTTTTCACAAGCTCAGCCGCCCTGGACTCTACATCAGCTTGCTGCTCGTAGCGCTGATTGTAGGGACTGACCTCATTGTTCATAAGGTACGCAGTAAAGCAGGCTCTAATGGAAAAACAGCATCCGCATGGCTTGTACCCCAAAATAAAAGCCAAAGGCGACCAGGGAGAGGCCGGACAGCACGGAGATCGCCTTAA
- a CDS encoding LysE family transporter, producing the protein MNVFIGYIFLGLSLSAPIGPINAAQLDKGIRGGFLHAWLVGLGAISADIIYMLLVYFGVIHLLDAPFVRAFLWLFGFFVLVYTGVESIKSAGMITASEMRDSEASLAKSYLAGFLMSLFNPLSILFWLGIYGSILAKAASEYPLQQLLIYSGAIILGILLWDVSMAAASSVFRKLLTARVLKAISVLSGLSLVAFGFYFGVQAMRMLFFH; encoded by the coding sequence ATTAATGTATTCATAGGGTATATCTTTTTGGGGCTCTCCCTTTCGGCTCCGATTGGTCCGATTAACGCCGCACAATTGGACAAGGGTATCCGCGGGGGCTTCCTGCACGCCTGGTTAGTGGGGCTGGGGGCTATCAGTGCAGATATCATTTATATGCTCCTGGTATATTTTGGAGTCATCCATCTGCTGGATGCGCCGTTTGTCCGGGCTTTTCTATGGCTGTTTGGTTTTTTTGTGCTGGTCTATACAGGTGTGGAGAGCATCAAAAGTGCAGGGATGATTACTGCTTCGGAAATGCGAGACAGTGAAGCCTCCCTCGCCAAATCCTATCTGGCAGGCTTCCTGATGTCTCTATTTAATCCGCTCTCCATCCTGTTCTGGCTGGGGATTTACGGCTCTATCCTCGCCAAAGCGGCCAGCGAATATCCTCTTCAGCAGCTGCTGATTTACAGCGGGGCTATTATCCTGGGAATTCTTCTCTGGGATGTAAGCATGGCGGCAGCCTCCAGCGTGTTCCGCAAATTGCTGACGGCCCGGGTGCTTAAGGCGATCTCCGTGCTGTCCGGCCTCTCCCTGGTCGCCTTTGGCTTTTATTTTGGGGTACAAGCCATGCGGATGCTGTTTTTCCATTAG